A single window of Balaenoptera acutorostrata chromosome X, mBalAcu1.1, whole genome shotgun sequence DNA harbors:
- the TSC22D3 gene encoding TSC22 domain family protein 3 isoform X3: protein MNTEMYQTPMEVAVYQLHNFNISFFSSLLGGDVVSVKLDNSASGASVVAIDNKIEQAMDLVKNHLMYAVREEVEILKEQIRELVEKNSQLERENTLLKTLASPEQLEKFQSRLSPEEPAPETPEAPEAPGGSAV from the exons ATGAATACCGAAATGTATCAGACCCCCATGGAGGTGGCGGTCTACCAGCTGCACAATTTCAACatctccttcttctcttccctgcTTGGAGGGGATGTGGTTTCCGTTAAGCTGGATAACAG TGCCTCCGGAGCCAGCGTGGTGGCCATAGACAACAAGATCGAGCAGGCCATG GATCTGGTGAAGAATCATCTGATGTATGCTGTGAGAGAGGAGGTGGAGATCCTGAAGGAGCAGATCCGGGAGCTGGTGGAGAAGAACTCCCAGCTGGAGCGTGAGAACACTCTCTTGAAGACCTTGGCGAGCCCAGAGCAGCTGGAGAAGTTCCAGTCCCGTCTGAGCCCCGAGGAGCCAGCTCCCGAAACCCCAGAAGCACCTGAGGCCCCCGGTGGTTCTGCGGTGTAA
- the LOC102997770 gene encoding COP9 signalosome complex subunit 9-like, which produces MWMQLSWPQSMELLLGTTGLQVEVKQAVDEMFPEGAGPYMDLDEAGGSTGLLMDLEANEKAVHADFFNDSENLFDDDDIQ; this is translated from the exons ATGTGGATGCAGCTCTCCTGGCCCCAGTCCATGGAACTGCTTTTGGGAACCACTGGCCTACAG GTGGAGGTGAAGCAGGCGGTGGACGAGATGTTTCCTGAGGGTGCCGGGCCCTACATGGATCTGGACGAGGCAGGAGGCAGCACAGGGCTCCTGATGGACTTGGAAGCCAATGAAAAGGCAGTTCATGCAGACTTTTTTAATGATTCTGAAAATCtctttgatgatgatgatatccAGTGA